The genomic DNA CTGCACGGTTTTGATGGTGAGAGCGAATGGCATATTGAAATAAAAATAACAGAACTCACCTCTACAGGTCAACTACAAATTGATATTATTGATAATGGTGTGGGCATACATGATAACTCAAATAAAAAACATAAATCTCTCTCTGGAGAAATTGCCAAAGAGCGTTTAGAGATATTATCTAAAAAATACAAAACACCAACAGACTATCAAATTTTTTCAGAACACGCAAAGGGAACTACTGTCTCTCTAAAACTGCCTATAATAGACATGTCTAACGAATAATAAAAGATAAATACGAATACTGTTTTGTTTCCAACAGTTTATTTTTGCTTTTATACGGATACTAAAGAGACCTTTTTTGAATAAAAACATGGAATTACCTTTATATTATCAATCATAGAGAAAGCCATTATTACTCCCATTTATTCATATTTAAAAGCAACAGTTATGACAAATATAGAAAGACGTCTCCTAGAACAAGAAATAGAAATAAATGTATTAAAGAAACAAAATCAGCTTTTACAAAAAGAGCTAGCTAATTTAGATAAAAAGTCTGCTATGTTTGATGAGATGATTCAGCTGGCTGAGAAAGAATATAAAACATACTCACAAAAAAACTCTAAAGGATAAGTAAAAATGTTGTAAAAGGTTATTTATAATAAAAAAGCAGGGTATATTTACTCTGCTTTTGTTTTTTACGCTTCTTTTCCCTTCTTTAAAAAAACCAGTACTTCAGCAATGGTCTGTACGGCAGCAAACACAATTACAAAAGCAAACTGCCCTACTACTCCCAAATTGATTTGAATAGGCAACTTGTCTGTATTGGCTGCAAAGTAGAAAAATGTTCCCAAGATAATAGACAAATGCAAAACTATCATTTGTGTAGAAAACTGTAGATTTTGAGTGTTGATTTTCCCATTGTTGTATTTTTCTTGGTGCTGATGAGCATAGCTTTTCACATCTTCTTCTCTTTGCTTTCTTAAAAATTCTTTTTCTGCATCTAATTGACTTGTAGAATCCAAGCTATCACTTTGTTTTTCAAATTTATTTTTCACATTTTTATTGAATAGATAAAATAGAATAACTATTTCACTAATTAATGCCAAAAGTAAATTGAGATTGAACTCCATATTTTTGAAAAATACAGTCCTCAAATTATCTATGGTGGCATCACTATTTGGCGAAGCAATTATTCCGACAATCACGATGATAAAGACAAAATAAATTGCCATGGGAAAGAGCATCACTTTAGTGGATTTGTATTCATAACGTAGCTGTTCATTAGAGATAGTTCTTTCTTTAGGAGGGATTTTTTTGTTTTTTTGATGTGCAACTTTGTTTTCTATGAGCTTGAAAATAATTCTAATAACTTCTTCTGCCCAATACAAATAAATGACAGTAAAAAAACTCCATTTCCAAACAATAATTCCCAAAAAGGTAAACGCATTTACCAAAAGGCTAAATAAAAAGCGAATAAGAGTGATATTTTTCGCATAAACTTTCTTTAAATTCGAAGTAGGCATATTTTGTAAGAGAAAAATTTTGAATTGAAATGGGGACTAATATGAATCAAAACAAACTGAATTTCAACAATTTAGACATTTTTCTGTTTATCTATCATAAAAAAATCTATATTTTAATGCTTTAACATAAGGAATTTTGCAGTTTTCTAACTAATTTTACACAATAAACTGAATCAAAGACAAACCTAATTGCTTCAAAGCAAAATAGGTCTTGCTTTAATTTCATTAAAAAATCTTATTACAAAAATCTATATACAACTTATACAATGGCAGCAGAAGTTATTGCAGAATCTACTCAACCTCAAATGAATGCGCCAGTACGCAGCATGTGGGATGGTGGAAACGAACCATTAAAGGCAAGTTATGGAAAGCTCATGATGTGGTTTTTCCTTCTTTCCGATGTTTTTACTTTTGGAGCTTTTCTTATTTCGTATGGAGTAGCTCGTTTTGCTTTCCCATCATTTGGTAAAAGTCCAGACGAATTTGTATTCTCACAAAGCTACTGGCCAATTCCAGAAAAAGTCTTTAATTCAATGCCTTTCTTCCACGGTGCAGACTTGCCATTGGTTTTTGTAGGTATTATGACATTTATCCTCATCATGAGTAGTGTTACGATGGTTTTGGCTGTTGAGGCAGGACACAGTAACGCTCTCAATGAAGACGAACGCCAAGCAGAAGTAGAAAAATGGATGCTTTGGACAATCTTGGGAGGTATAGCGTTTCTTAGCTGTCAGGCTTGGGAATGGTCTCACTTTATCCACGGAACAGAAATGTTTATTACAAGTATGGACGAAGTAGCTGCTACTACTGGATTTGGTGCAAATCTAACAATCAATCAATATGGACCACCACTTTTTGCAGACTTCTTCTTCTTTATTACTGGTTTCCACGGTTGCCACGTATTTATTGGTGTACTTCTCAATATCCTCGTTTTTTATAATGTAGTAATGGGAGTGTATCGTCGTAGAGGACACTACGAAATGGTAGAAAAAGTAGGTCTTTACTGGCACTTTGTAGATTTAGTTTGGGTATTTGTATTTACCTTCTTCTATCTCGTATAAAAAATATTAATGAAAAGCAGGCTTACATCTAGTCTGCTTTTCCATACAATCATTTACATACAACTATAAAATTATGGCTCACGTAGATTCATCTCTTAGCCCAAAGGAACAACGAGCTAAGAATATCAAGAAAATTTGGATGGTAGCAGGTATTTTAGCTGTCGTTACGGCAATTGAATACGTAATTGCTTTTACTATCGCACCAAGTATTTATAGAAATGTAGTCTTTATATTGCTTACGCTTGTAAAGGCTGGTTATATTGTTGCTGAATTTATGCACCTCAAGCACGAACAAAAATATCTTATCTTTGCTATTATAGCTCCTGTAGTTTTTGTTTGTTGGCTGATTTTGGCAATGCTTATTGAAGGGACTACTATTTTTGGAATCCGTTTTCCAGAATTGGTAATGTAATTTGAAGCCTGTTCAATACTATTTTCTAAATGTTTCTTGTAGCCTCTACTTTTGGTAGAACTATAAGAAACATTTTTGTTTTGCAATATATTACTTGTAGGTCAGACTTCTAGTCTGACACAACGATTGAAATAGTTTTTTACTTTATCAACCAGTCTAAAAGACTGGAATACGAAAATCATTATGTCAGAAACATCTCCAAACAAGAAAAATTATAAAAGTTTAGCTATTCTACTCATTATTTTAGTCTTGCCTGCCGTATTTATATTCTTTCTCATGACAGGCGAAACCAAGCATAAAAAACTTCCAATTATGTATGATATGCGTATGGAAGATTTTGACCCTTCTTTTGTTGAATATAAGGGTTGTACTCCTAACTTTATAGATTCTACACACCGAACTACGCCTTTTGACCTTACAAATCAGTTAGGAAAAGAAATTACTCAAAAAGATTTGAGAGGAAATATTTATGTAGCTAATTTTATTTTGACACGCTGTACGCAAAATATTTGTCCGAAAATGGCATCGCAAATGATACGTGTACAAGAAGCCTTCAAAGATGATAAAGACATAAAAATCGTTTCATATAGCATTGACCCCACCTACGATACTCCAGAAATTTTGAAAGAATATGCTGAAAGCTATGATGCAGATAATTCAAAATGGTATTTCCTTACAGGAACAGAAGAAGAAATTTTTGAACAAGCAAAATGTAGTTATTTTCTTCCTGCTCAAAAGAAAGATTCCTATGTCAATATAGACCATTCCGAACGCTTTGTTTTGGTGGATAGAAAAGGGCAAATTAGAGGATATTACAACGGCACAAGACTAGACGAAGTAGATAAACTCATTCATGAAATACAAGTTCTTCAATTAGAGGATTAATAATAAAACTATATTACAATGAATACAACTATTCCATCAAATAATAATTCTAGCACTAACCCAGCTATCAAATGGGTAATTCGTATTTTATCTATTGCTATTCCTTTAGTAGTAGCTATTTTACTTTCTCCTAGTATAGAAACTAAGATTGATTTTGGCTTTAATACTCGTATTTTGCCACACATCAATGCTGTTTTCAATTCGCTTACTTCTCTTTGCTTGATTGCTGGTTTTTTTGCTATTAAAAGTAAAAACATCAAACTTCATAGAGGACTTATGATGACAGCTTTTGTTTTGTCTTCTTTGTTTTTGGTATCCTACGTTATTTACCATGCCTCTGTTCCTCATACTGTTTTTGGAGGAGAAGGTATTGTCAAAAATATTTATTACGTTTTATTAGGCTCACATATCTTACTTTCTATTGTGGTCGTTCCTTTGGTATTATGGGCAATTTATTTTGCTTGGACAGGCAAAATTGATAAACACAAGAAGATTGTAAAATGGACTTTTCCTATCTGGACGTATGTCGCTATTACAGGTGTTATGGTTTATTTTATGATAAGTCCGTATTATCAGCCTTTGTAAGTTCAAATTACCAAATAAAATTTTATTTTTTAATAACATTCAAAAGACGTATTCGCTATTTTATTAGATGAATATGTCTTTTTTATTTGTATTTTTTTGTATATTTCTATCACAAAACCACAAACACAAAAATTACATTTTCATTTTGCCTGTTTCTGAACCTATAAAACGCTTTATCTGCGTTTTTTGTAGCTTATTTTTATTGAATATTCTACTTGTTGGCTCTACTACTATTGCTCAAAATAGTAATAGCCCAAACCCTGTGGCTTTAGAAATCTGTGCAGATAAACCTACTTCTTTCGCAGTATTAAAAAATAATATAGATAATTCTTGTTTTCAGCCTATTTCCCTCCAAACGCTCAATCAAACAGAATATCAAGAGCATATTCTCCTTAAAGTTGAGATAATAGATAAAAAGAAAAAGTTTATTGTTTTCAACAAAAAAATAGACTCTGTCAAAGTTTTTTTTCCTGTTACTGAGCAAGCCAAAACATTTCTTTCTGGACGTTTGGTGGCTCGCTCTGATAAGCAACTTCTTTCAAGTATGGAAATCAGTGCTATCGAAGTTCCATTAGATTATAATTATGGTCAGTCGTTTTATATAGAACTGGTAAGTAGTCAGCAGCTTCCTATCAATGCTGATTTGGAAATACTGACGGAAAGAGAATTCGAACAAAACAAGGTCTTTATTCATCACCAAGACACCATTATTCACTCCATTTTTCAAGGCATGTTGTGGATAATTTTGCTCTATAATTTATTCATTTTTGCAGCTACAAAAGAGCAAGTGTATGTAGCTTACTCTATATATATTTTTGGATTTTCTATTTTCAATGCTCAAAATAGTGGGTTTTTCTCTGATTATATTATTCCAAATTATCCTTATTTTTCTAGTTTGGTACGTATTTTTGGATTGGCAGCTGCTTTTTTAGGTCATGCTTATTTTACTTTAGAGTTTTTACCAAAAGAAGTTTTTGGGCGTTTTTGGAAAAAGTTTTTTCACGCTTATATCATTTTTGTCTCCTTCATGACCCTTGTCTATATTGCAGTGATGTATGGGACAAATAATTTAGATTTATACACAAAACTTTCCAAAACTATCCATGCCTTAATGATGGTCAGCTTAGTATCTTTTTTAATTTACTTGGCTGTTAAAAGGTGGTCAGATACAATGACGAAATACTACCTATTAGCATCTTTAGTTTTAGTTTTGGGAGCTTTTATATTCAATGCTTTGCAAGCCTTTGGTATAGAGGGAGCAGGAGTTATTGTAGAAATAGGAGGTGTTTTAGAAATTCTAATTTTCTCTTTAGGGTTGGGGCATAGAATGAAAAATTTAGAGAAAGAAAATGCTAGAATTTTGGAAGAACAAAATCGAACATTAGAGCAAAAAGTACAAGAGCGAACCCAAGAAATAAGTAAGCAAAAAGAGGAAATATTAGTTCAAAATGAAGAGTTACATCAACAACAAGAAGAAATTATTTCTCAACGAGATTATATAGATACTCAAAACAAACAACTCAAAACAGCCAACACACAATTTACAGATAGCATTCGCTATGCCAAAACCATTCAGAAGGCGATTTTGCCTATGAAGCTACGCTTCCAACAACATTTTGAAGATTCTTTTGTGCTTTTTCGTCCTCGTGATATTGTCAGTGGCGATTTTTATTGGATTTATGAGACCAAAGACCAACAAACTGGAGAAGACACTACACTTATTGCCGTTTTGGACTGTACTGGACATGGAGTACCAGGTGCATTTATTTCATTGATTGGTTTTGCGCTTCTCAATGAAATTGTAGCGAAAGAAAATATAACCTCTCCATCAAAAATACTCAAAAGGCTTGACGAGCGCATCCAAGAATCACTAAGACAAAAGCAAAAACACAACTTAGATGGAATGGATGTAGCGATGTGTGCCATCAAAAAAACAAATTCTTATAAATTAGCAGATTATGAAATCAAATTTGCTGGTGCAAAGCGTCCGATTCACTTCATAAAAGACAATCAATTATGCGAAATACGAGGTAGCAAACTCTCAATAGGAGGAATGACAAAGAAAAGAATAGTCGAAAAACATAGTTTTGAAGAACAAACTATTATTCTTTCTAAAAATGATAAAATCTATCTCTCTTCTGATGGATTTATAGACCAAAATGGAGAAAATAACAGAAAAATAGGCTCTGCGCAGTTAAAAAAATACTTCAATGACTATCATCATTTACCTTTTGCAGAGCAAAAAAAGAAATTTGAGGAAATTTTAGATAAGCACCAAGGCAAAGTCAAACAGCGTGATGATATTACCATTTTAGGATTAAAACTTTAATTTTAAGCGAGTTAATAGCTTGTATTTTCTTAAAATATTTGTATCTTAAATCCACCAAAACACATATACACAAACTTTTGTCCTAATTTTGCCAAAACTCTTTTTTACAAGACGATTTTTAAGCGTTTTGTTTATATTTTTACTTCTTGATAGCTTATCTTCAAACCTTGTTCTTGCACAAAAAAAGACAGAAAACACAACTGGTGGATTTTTAGTCGAAGTATGTCAAGACAATACTATTTTTTCTATCAATGACTTAAAAGAAAATTGTTTTGAGAAAATTTCTTTAGATACTTTGAATACAAAGACCTATCAAGAAAGAATTTGGCTCAAAATTACAGTTACAAACACAGAAAAAAAGTTTATTGACTTTAATAAAAATATAGATTCAATAAAAGCCTATTACGAAAACAATGTTTTTTTGGCTGGTAGTCTTGTTCCTCGTTCCCAAAAACAGCTTGACTTGAGTATTGCCATTAGTGCTATTCAAATTCCTGTGTATCATCAGCCCTTTTATGTAGAAATTGTTAGTAGTCGAAAAGATCCTATTTCTACTGGTTTGGAAGTTTTGAATGAAAAAAACTTCAAGCAAATTTATGTAAAAGAACGTCGACAGACTGTAGATTTCCAACTTATTTTTCAAGGAATGTTGTGGATTATTCTGCTCTACAACTTCTTTTTGTTTATTTCTAGTAGAGAAAAAGTGTATTTAGCATACTCTATCTATCTTTTTGGTTTTTCACTCTTCACATTACAAAACTCTGGGCTGTTAGTAGATTATTTTTCTTCTGAAAAACCTCATTTTTCGCTCCTTTTCCGAATGTTTGGACTTGCTATTACAGCAATTGGTTTTTTCTCTTTTATTCTGACCTTTCTTCCTAAAAAAATTTTAAATACATTCTGGAAACGATTTTTCTATATCGGAATTATTTTTTCAGCTGGAATGCTGATTCCTTATATTATCATCAATTATGGATTAGAAAATAGTTTTGTGTATGATAAAATTTCTAAAGCTGCACACGGAATTGTCTTACTGATGAACTTGGTTTTTATTGGTTATCTGGCTAAAAATTATTGGTCAGATATTATTGTAAGGTATTTTTTACTCGGTTCGGCATGTGCTATGGGAGGGGCATTTTTATCTAATATTTTAAATTCCATTTTTGGAGATTCTTTAGGGGATGTATATTTGGTAGCACAAGTGGGCGTAATTTCAGAAATTCTTATTTTCTCTTTGGGTCTAGGATATAGAATGCGAAGTCTAGAAAAAGAAAATGCTAGAATATTAGAAAACCAAAACAGACTCTTGGAACAGAAAGTAAAAGAACGAACCAAAGAAATTACTATGAAGCAGGAAGAGATAATGGTTCAAAACGAAGAATTACACCAACAGCAAGAAGAAATTATTTCGCAACGTGATTATATAGAAAAACAAAATCAACAACTCAAGACAGCCAACACACAGTTTACGGATAGTGTTCGTTATGCTAAAACCATTCAAAAGGCTATTTTGCCTATGAAGCAGCGTGTCCAAACACAGTTTGAGGATTCTTTTGTGCTTTTCCGTCCTCGTGATTTTGTCAGTGGGGATTTTTATTGGATTTATGAAACTACAGATCCAATTACACAAGAAGACATTATTTTGGTTGCTGTGTTGGACTGTACAGGACACGGCGTTCCAGGAGCATTTATTTCACTTATTGGTTTTGCTATCTTGAATGAAATTGTTTCGAAAGAGCTTATCACCAAACCTTCTCAAATCATTAAGCGATTAGACGAGCGTTTGCAAGAGGCTCTACGCCAAAGACAAACCCAAAATAGAGACGGAATGGATCTAGCACTTTGTTCCATCAAACAAGTTGATTCCATTCACCATTCTACGGGTAGAAAACAATTTGAGATTCTTTTTGCTGGTGCAAAACGTCCTTTATATTATCTTAAAGACGACAATTTTGAAGAAATAAGAGGAAGTAAATTTTCTGTGGGTGGAATTACAAAGAAAAAAGAAAGAGCAACTACAGCGTTTGAAGATCATAAAATTATTCTTACCAAAGGAGATAAAATCTACCTCACTACAGATGGTTATGCCGACCAAAATGGAAAAGAGCAGCAGAAAATAGGCTCTCA from Bernardetia sp. includes the following:
- a CDS encoding DUF6498-containing protein, with protein sequence MPTSNLKKVYAKNITLIRFLFSLLVNAFTFLGIIVWKWSFFTVIYLYWAEEVIRIIFKLIENKVAHQKNKKIPPKERTISNEQLRYEYKSTKVMLFPMAIYFVFIIVIVGIIASPNSDATIDNLRTVFFKNMEFNLNLLLALISEIVILFYLFNKNVKNKFEKQSDSLDSTSQLDAEKEFLRKQREEDVKSYAHQHQEKYNNGKINTQNLQFSTQMIVLHLSIILGTFFYFAANTDKLPIQINLGVVGQFAFVIVFAAVQTIAEVLVFLKKGKEA
- a CDS encoding cytochrome c oxidase subunit 3, whose amino-acid sequence is MAAEVIAESTQPQMNAPVRSMWDGGNEPLKASYGKLMMWFFLLSDVFTFGAFLISYGVARFAFPSFGKSPDEFVFSQSYWPIPEKVFNSMPFFHGADLPLVFVGIMTFILIMSSVTMVLAVEAGHSNALNEDERQAEVEKWMLWTILGGIAFLSCQAWEWSHFIHGTEMFITSMDEVAATTGFGANLTINQYGPPLFADFFFFITGFHGCHVFIGVLLNILVFYNVVMGVYRRRGHYEMVEKVGLYWHFVDLVWVFVFTFFYLV
- a CDS encoding cytochrome C oxidase subunit IV family protein produces the protein MAHVDSSLSPKEQRAKNIKKIWMVAGILAVVTAIEYVIAFTIAPSIYRNVVFILLTLVKAGYIVAEFMHLKHEQKYLIFAIIAPVVFVCWLILAMLIEGTTIFGIRFPELVM
- a CDS encoding SCO family protein, producing MSETSPNKKNYKSLAILLIILVLPAVFIFFLMTGETKHKKLPIMYDMRMEDFDPSFVEYKGCTPNFIDSTHRTTPFDLTNQLGKEITQKDLRGNIYVANFILTRCTQNICPKMASQMIRVQEAFKDDKDIKIVSYSIDPTYDTPEILKEYAESYDADNSKWYFLTGTEEEIFEQAKCSYFLPAQKKDSYVNIDHSERFVLVDRKGQIRGYYNGTRLDEVDKLIHEIQVLQLED
- a CDS encoding DUF420 domain-containing protein, whose amino-acid sequence is MNTTIPSNNNSSTNPAIKWVIRILSIAIPLVVAILLSPSIETKIDFGFNTRILPHINAVFNSLTSLCLIAGFFAIKSKNIKLHRGLMMTAFVLSSLFLVSYVIYHASVPHTVFGGEGIVKNIYYVLLGSHILLSIVVVPLVLWAIYFAWTGKIDKHKKIVKWTFPIWTYVAITGVMVYFMISPYYQPL
- a CDS encoding PP2C family protein-serine/threonine phosphatase: MNILLVGSTTIAQNSNSPNPVALEICADKPTSFAVLKNNIDNSCFQPISLQTLNQTEYQEHILLKVEIIDKKKKFIVFNKKIDSVKVFFPVTEQAKTFLSGRLVARSDKQLLSSMEISAIEVPLDYNYGQSFYIELVSSQQLPINADLEILTEREFEQNKVFIHHQDTIIHSIFQGMLWIILLYNLFIFAATKEQVYVAYSIYIFGFSIFNAQNSGFFSDYIIPNYPYFSSLVRIFGLAAAFLGHAYFTLEFLPKEVFGRFWKKFFHAYIIFVSFMTLVYIAVMYGTNNLDLYTKLSKTIHALMMVSLVSFLIYLAVKRWSDTMTKYYLLASLVLVLGAFIFNALQAFGIEGAGVIVEIGGVLEILIFSLGLGHRMKNLEKENARILEEQNRTLEQKVQERTQEISKQKEEILVQNEELHQQQEEIISQRDYIDTQNKQLKTANTQFTDSIRYAKTIQKAILPMKLRFQQHFEDSFVLFRPRDIVSGDFYWIYETKDQQTGEDTTLIAVLDCTGHGVPGAFISLIGFALLNEIVAKENITSPSKILKRLDERIQESLRQKQKHNLDGMDVAMCAIKKTNSYKLADYEIKFAGAKRPIHFIKDNQLCEIRGSKLSIGGMTKKRIVEKHSFEEQTIILSKNDKIYLSSDGFIDQNGENNRKIGSAQLKKYFNDYHHLPFAEQKKKFEEILDKHQGKVKQRDDITILGLKL
- a CDS encoding 7TM diverse intracellular signaling domain-containing protein — protein: MPKLFFTRRFLSVLFIFLLLDSLSSNLVLAQKKTENTTGGFLVEVCQDNTIFSINDLKENCFEKISLDTLNTKTYQERIWLKITVTNTEKKFIDFNKNIDSIKAYYENNVFLAGSLVPRSQKQLDLSIAISAIQIPVYHQPFYVEIVSSRKDPISTGLEVLNEKNFKQIYVKERRQTVDFQLIFQGMLWIILLYNFFLFISSREKVYLAYSIYLFGFSLFTLQNSGLLVDYFSSEKPHFSLLFRMFGLAITAIGFFSFILTFLPKKILNTFWKRFFYIGIIFSAGMLIPYIIINYGLENSFVYDKISKAAHGIVLLMNLVFIGYLAKNYWSDIIVRYFLLGSACAMGGAFLSNILNSIFGDSLGDVYLVAQVGVISEILIFSLGLGYRMRSLEKENARILENQNRLLEQKVKERTKEITMKQEEIMVQNEELHQQQEEIISQRDYIEKQNQQLKTANTQFTDSVRYAKTIQKAILPMKQRVQTQFEDSFVLFRPRDFVSGDFYWIYETTDPITQEDIILVAVLDCTGHGVPGAFISLIGFAILNEIVSKELITKPSQIIKRLDERLQEALRQRQTQNRDGMDLALCSIKQVDSIHHSTGRKQFEILFAGAKRPLYYLKDDNFEEIRGSKFSVGGITKKKERATTAFEDHKIILTKGDKIYLTTDGYADQNGKEQQKIGSQKLKEYLQQLHTLPLAEQKNKLEQILDLHQGKYKQRDDITILGVKL